Proteins co-encoded in one Parascardovia denticolens DSM 10105 = JCM 12538 genomic window:
- a CDS encoding CCA tRNA nucleotidyltransferase — protein sequence MANEQEGGSVESRISRLPQVALDLGEVFSQAGFDLALVGGPVRDLLLGRDPHDLDFCTSAKPEEFEPLLRKWGDGFWDMGRKFGTLGTLKKLADGTEVSIEVTTYRSEVYDPDSRKPEVDYGDSLEGDLSRRDFTVNSMAIRLPEMEFVDVFGGLEDLDRRILRTPVEPEQSFSDDPLRMMRAVRFVAQLDFRISLDTSAAIARMADRIEIVSAERVRDELVKLLLSAHPRKGLENLVASGLADYVLPELPALQMEMDPQHHHKDVFEHTMKVLERAIALETDAEGPVPAPDLELRLAAVMHDVGKPRTRRFEPDGKVSFYHHDAVGAKITKRRLKALHFDHHIVNDVADLVNMHLRFHGYVDEPWSDSAVRRYVKDAGPLYHRLNRLTRADATTQNKRKALAFEQAMDELERRVEDLKKKEDFAAIRPDLNGDQIMQILGLAPGREVGKAYKHMLEFRMDNGPVDHETAVAELQSWWANQFPRL from the coding sequence ATGGCGAATGAGCAGGAAGGTGGATCCGTGGAATCGCGGATCTCCCGCCTTCCTCAGGTGGCTCTGGACCTGGGGGAGGTCTTCTCCCAAGCCGGCTTCGACCTGGCCCTGGTGGGAGGCCCCGTCCGGGACCTGCTTCTGGGCCGCGACCCCCATGACCTGGATTTCTGCACTTCCGCCAAACCGGAGGAATTCGAGCCCCTGTTGCGCAAGTGGGGGGACGGGTTCTGGGATATGGGCCGCAAGTTCGGCACTCTAGGGACTTTGAAAAAGCTGGCCGATGGGACCGAAGTCTCCATCGAAGTGACCACCTACCGCAGCGAGGTCTACGACCCTGATTCCCGCAAACCCGAAGTGGACTACGGGGACAGCCTGGAAGGCGACCTTTCCCGCCGCGATTTCACGGTCAATTCCATGGCCATCCGCCTGCCCGAGATGGAATTCGTCGACGTTTTCGGCGGTCTGGAAGACCTGGACCGTCGCATCCTACGGACTCCGGTGGAGCCGGAGCAGTCCTTCTCCGATGACCCCTTGCGCATGATGAGGGCGGTGAGGTTCGTCGCCCAGCTGGATTTCCGCATCAGCCTGGACACGTCCGCCGCCATCGCCCGGATGGCCGACAGGATTGAAATCGTCTCGGCGGAAAGGGTCCGCGACGAACTGGTCAAATTGCTTTTGAGCGCCCACCCCCGCAAAGGCCTGGAAAACCTCGTCGCGTCCGGTCTGGCCGATTATGTGCTGCCGGAGCTGCCCGCCTTGCAGATGGAGATGGACCCCCAACATCATCATAAAGACGTCTTCGAGCACACCATGAAGGTCTTGGAACGGGCCATCGCCTTGGAGACGGATGCCGAAGGGCCGGTCCCCGCTCCCGACTTGGAACTGCGCCTGGCAGCCGTCATGCATGACGTCGGCAAGCCGCGGACCCGCCGGTTCGAGCCTGACGGCAAAGTCAGCTTTTACCATCATGACGCCGTCGGGGCGAAAATCACCAAACGAAGGTTGAAAGCCCTGCATTTCGACCACCACATCGTCAACGACGTGGCTGACTTGGTCAATATGCACCTGCGTTTCCATGGTTACGTGGATGAGCCCTGGTCCGACTCCGCCGTCCGCCGGTATGTGAAAGACGCCGGTCCTCTCTATCACCGGCTCAACAGGCTGACCCGGGCGGACGCCACCACCCAGAACAAGCGGAAGGCCCTGGCCTTCGAACAAGCCATGGATGAGTTGGAAAGGCGCGTGGAGGACCTGAAGAAAAAAGAGGATTTCGCGGCCATCCGCCCGGACTTGAATGGAGACCAAATCATGCAGATCTTAGGCTTGGCCCCGGGCAGGGAAGTGGGGAAGGCCTACAAGCATATGCTGGAATTCCGCATGGATAACGGGCCCGTGGACCATGAGACGGCGGTGGCCGAGCTCCAATCCTGGTGGGCCAATCAGTTCCCGCGGTTGTAA
- a CDS encoding NUDIX hydrolase, which yields MMKRAKSGLKYAQNRSQNDCSGPGGQKSHENGYSGSRKDNRASGHQDQGPQTDGAPDQGRSPASQDFTPDLGLDDDSSPVYSSQTPHSSVEIRPHGDYSYEDDDPHSLLTAVYEELLQEEADAHLYEESDSDSLKDNHSRVTATPAVMAHKRDDAGTFPSLDNQDLPIVREYSAGGLIFDDQGRVAIIVRHSRSGHIEWCLPKGHIEKGETPEQTAVREVHEETGILGEVIDSIATIDYWFTGTTQRVHKLVHHYVLRQTGGHLTVEGDPDHEAEDAIWVDFKDLPDVLSYPNERRIVWLYERKNKKAHETDI from the coding sequence ATGATGAAACGCGCCAAAAGCGGCCTGAAGTATGCCCAAAATCGCAGTCAAAACGATTGCAGCGGCCCTGGCGGGCAGAAGAGCCATGAAAATGGTTACAGCGGCAGCCGCAAAGACAATCGCGCCAGCGGCCATCAGGATCAAGGCCCCCAAACGGACGGCGCCCCCGACCAGGGCCGTTCTCCTGCCTCCCAGGATTTCACCCCGGATCTGGGGCTTGATGACGATTCCTCCCCGGTCTACAGTTCCCAGACCCCTCATTCTTCGGTGGAGATCCGTCCCCATGGCGACTATTCCTATGAGGATGACGACCCTCATTCCCTGCTGACGGCTGTTTACGAGGAACTCCTGCAAGAAGAGGCGGACGCCCACCTGTACGAGGAGTCGGACTCCGATTCCCTTAAGGACAATCACTCCCGGGTGACCGCCACTCCCGCGGTCATGGCCCATAAACGCGATGACGCCGGGACCTTCCCTTCCCTGGATAATCAAGATCTGCCCATCGTCCGCGAATATTCAGCAGGCGGCCTCATTTTCGATGACCAAGGCCGCGTCGCCATCATCGTCCGTCATTCCCGCTCCGGCCATATCGAATGGTGCCTGCCGAAGGGACATATAGAAAAAGGGGAGACCCCCGAGCAGACGGCCGTGCGCGAAGTCCACGAGGAAACCGGGATTCTGGGCGAAGTGATAGATTCCATCGCCACCATCGATTATTGGTTCACCGGCACGACCCAGCGCGTGCATAAGTTGGTCCATCATTACGTTTTAAGGCAGACCGGCGGCCATTTGACCGTGGAAGGCGACCCCGACCATGAGGCTGAGGACGCTATCTGGGTCGATTTCAAAGACCTGCCTGATGTTTTGTCCTATCCCAATGAGCGGAGGATCGTCTGGTTGTATGAGCGAAAGAACAAAAAAGCCCATGAGACCGACATCTGA
- a CDS encoding LytR C-terminal domain-containing protein has translation MPKSTTREERAERALYLRDRHKVVLTTVIIALVIAVAIAIPLAMGWIGSPKKDASGSQANNYGVQTSCLVPGKETALNMSDIHLRVLNGTTYAGLATAVAQEFTNRGFGVQGVGDWESKTTTKNSIIYFGRNAIQEAYTLRAQFPNDVVLRMDDRQDQLLDVVIGENFKNLNSTSKITVTAGKKMQSVDGCLKADKMAKLPKAQEHTAYNRGN, from the coding sequence ATGCCTAAATCCACTACCAGGGAAGAGCGCGCCGAGCGCGCCCTCTATCTGCGCGACCGTCACAAGGTCGTACTCACCACCGTGATCATCGCCTTGGTCATAGCCGTCGCCATCGCCATTCCTCTGGCCATGGGCTGGATCGGATCTCCGAAGAAGGACGCCTCCGGGTCCCAGGCCAACAACTACGGGGTCCAAACCTCCTGTCTCGTGCCCGGCAAAGAGACCGCCCTCAATATGAGCGACATCCACCTGCGTGTGCTCAACGGCACCACGTACGCCGGCCTGGCCACGGCCGTCGCCCAGGAGTTCACCAACCGTGGCTTCGGCGTCCAAGGGGTGGGCGATTGGGAGTCCAAGACCACCACTAAGAACTCCATCATCTACTTCGGCCGGAACGCCATCCAAGAAGCCTACACTTTGCGGGCCCAATTCCCCAACGACGTGGTCCTGCGCATGGACGACCGCCAGGACCAGCTCTTGGACGTCGTCATCGGCGAGAATTTCAAGAACCTGAACTCCACCTCCAAGATCACCGTGACCGCGGGCAAGAAGATGCAGTCCGTGGACGGCTGCCTGAAAGCGGATAAGATGGCCAAGCTTCCCAAGGCCCAGGAACACACGGCTTACAACCGCGGGAACTGA
- a CDS encoding DUF6049 family protein → MRPTSEAEKTLTDPRRRGNHSFRLLLAFLLALVLPSAIALPSQAFAASQDGQGSQGSQSGTSYTNKSDYQTSSAGLTITLISSTPVVTAESGFKAVIRIRTNRAIRSGTVELFTNPTYLFPNSSSISDWASGKADSSAITTSQSLGTATLPAMKTGDSRTVDISLDSSQQTLTSMTWGAKPLLISVKAVAPLGSQITTTLRTFLTRSNADRPEKDLPKLGLVFLLPVTSRLEQGQAPSSQALRRLVQGEGAIAVKNLSAFLYPTSKESKSRQETLQKLASDYSFLNLVADPRLAGTLVGSKISAFSQSDGLDINTISQVKSSSWPETGINEETLKAQTSDDLAKRAGTKAASSPIALSNKTTAWTLDSLTQARTLGYKTVLSQKGFSDLEDSTVHTDKVTVPTSAGDVTVLTADRNLSSSHMDQAMSVNKTIAYSAFYETQAPYEKRILLVNLGTSWADRGEGGYQAYLKSLRAFLGTVHNLPWVETKQLTDLIAADSHYSPDQAKTMAQANEPVTEGTAVDAYRSALAQLSKDKANLRDFRDHVLVPSKNRGQSSSANAQGLSKGNVRKDSQATAPGYTLQNSDSWISGLEKSLEAIAQRGFTWDATPESVSKQGEDIHAVIRALAAAIQLNRVGSLNAVSDKVTLPVTITNDLPFPIQVGLRGTVEKDVAQNLGISLTPVDGITVGAHDDQQVSMTVSVLSGRRGKARISLVDRRGKAFGTASSTQIIGSFAVNGPVGYAIIALAVVLGLLGAYRQTKRALQGKTAAGNETAPIRPGG, encoded by the coding sequence ATGAGACCGACATCTGAAGCGGAAAAGACCCTGACCGATCCCCGCCGGCGCGGCAATCATTCTTTTCGTCTCTTGCTGGCCTTCCTCCTCGCCCTCGTCCTGCCTTCCGCGATCGCTTTGCCCAGCCAGGCTTTTGCCGCCAGCCAAGACGGACAGGGCAGTCAGGGCAGTCAGAGCGGAACTTCCTACACGAACAAGTCCGACTACCAGACTTCCTCAGCCGGGCTGACGATCACCCTAATCTCCTCCACCCCGGTGGTCACCGCGGAATCCGGCTTCAAAGCGGTCATACGCATCCGAACCAACCGGGCCATCCGGAGCGGGACGGTGGAGCTTTTCACCAACCCCACCTATCTTTTCCCCAACAGCAGCAGCATCTCCGATTGGGCTTCGGGAAAGGCCGACTCCAGCGCGATCACGACCAGCCAAAGCCTGGGGACGGCCACCCTGCCAGCCATGAAAACCGGAGATTCGCGGACGGTGGACATCTCCTTGGATTCCTCCCAGCAGACCCTGACCTCCATGACCTGGGGAGCCAAACCCTTGCTCATCAGCGTCAAGGCGGTGGCTCCTTTGGGCAGCCAGATCACCACGACTTTGCGCACCTTCCTCACCCGTTCCAACGCCGATCGGCCGGAAAAAGACCTGCCTAAGCTCGGTCTGGTCTTCCTGCTGCCGGTGACATCACGATTGGAGCAAGGCCAGGCTCCATCCAGTCAGGCATTGAGGCGGCTGGTCCAAGGCGAAGGGGCCATAGCCGTCAAAAACCTGTCCGCCTTCCTTTATCCGACGAGCAAAGAGAGCAAATCCAGGCAGGAGACCTTGCAAAAACTGGCCTCCGACTATTCCTTCCTCAACCTGGTAGCCGACCCCCGCCTGGCCGGGACTCTGGTCGGTTCCAAGATCTCGGCTTTCAGCCAAAGCGACGGCCTGGATATCAATACCATCAGCCAGGTGAAATCCTCTTCCTGGCCGGAGACCGGAATCAACGAGGAGACCCTCAAGGCCCAGACCAGCGACGACCTGGCCAAACGGGCGGGAACAAAGGCGGCCAGCTCCCCCATCGCCCTCTCCAACAAGACGACGGCCTGGACCTTGGATTCCTTGACCCAGGCACGGACCCTCGGCTATAAGACCGTGCTCTCCCAAAAAGGGTTCAGCGACCTCGAGGATTCCACCGTGCATACGGACAAGGTGACCGTTCCCACCAGCGCCGGGGATGTGACTGTACTCACCGCCGACCGGAACCTCAGCTCGTCCCACATGGACCAGGCCATGTCCGTCAACAAGACGATCGCTTACAGCGCCTTCTACGAGACCCAAGCCCCCTATGAAAAGCGCATCCTCCTAGTCAATCTCGGCACTTCCTGGGCGGACCGGGGCGAAGGGGGCTATCAGGCCTACCTCAAGTCCCTGCGCGCTTTCCTAGGCACCGTCCATAACCTTCCCTGGGTGGAGACCAAACAATTGACCGACCTGATCGCGGCCGACAGCCATTACAGCCCGGACCAGGCCAAAACCATGGCCCAAGCCAACGAGCCCGTAACCGAGGGGACCGCAGTGGACGCCTACCGGTCCGCCCTCGCGCAGCTGTCCAAAGACAAGGCCAACCTGAGGGATTTCCGCGACCACGTGCTCGTCCCCTCCAAGAACCGCGGCCAATCCTCCTCCGCGAACGCCCAGGGTCTTTCCAAAGGGAACGTCCGCAAGGACTCTCAAGCCACGGCCCCGGGCTATACCCTGCAGAATTCCGATAGCTGGATCTCCGGTTTGGAGAAATCCCTGGAAGCGATCGCCCAAAGGGGCTTCACCTGGGACGCGACTCCGGAAAGCGTCTCCAAGCAGGGGGAAGACATCCATGCCGTCATCCGGGCCTTGGCCGCCGCCATTCAGCTCAACCGGGTCGGCTCCTTGAACGCCGTGTCCGATAAGGTCACCCTCCCGGTCACCATCACCAATGACCTCCCTTTCCCCATCCAGGTGGGGCTGCGGGGGACGGTGGAGAAGGACGTGGCCCAGAACCTGGGGATCAGCCTGACCCCGGTCGATGGAATCACCGTCGGCGCCCATGACGATCAGCAGGTCTCCATGACCGTCTCCGTGCTCAGC